The Chryseobacterium shigense genome segment GTCCTTGAAAAGATAGGGATGACTTTTAAAGAAAGTTTTGATTTTGAAGGACACGAAGGCGTAATTTATGAACTGACAAAAAATAAGATATAAAATACTTCATCAGAATACTTTCAAAATGAAAGAGATTTAAAATTATAAACATTACGGAAGTGAAGACTTTTTACAGTATGGTATTTATTATATCAATTATAGGTCAGTTCGTTATTGTATATAGTTTCCCTGACCATGATGAAATGTCCTTCTAAAAAAACGACTGTAAACGGGATTGCCTTCACATTCCGCAATTTTATTATTTTTTGATCATTTTATGCTTTTAGATCGTATAAACTCTTTTTAAAATTTTTCCAGAATTAGGTTGTATAGTCTTTCCTGGCCTGCCACTGCAGAATTTATTACAACATAACATGTAGCTCTGTATAAATCTTTTGTTCCCGGAACAGCAAATGTAAGTACATTCTTTTCATTAAGGGCCATTGTTACTGAGCCTATATTTTTCCAAATATCCCAGTTGGTAGTGGTGAATGTATACTTTCCTGCAGAACCATTAAATGTATTAACACTTGAAGTTTGCCCTGCGGTTAACCATGTTTCTTCATCCAGTACTATTACATCAATATTTGATGCTGGTGCAGTTCTGAGTCTTATCTGCGGATAAACATCAGTAGTACTTGTACCATTCACAGGATATAAACGTATTTCTATCACACCCGCATTAATAGTCTGATTGGGATCAGCAATGGTGCCAAAATATTGTTGTTTTTGGATGCTGACTCCCGAAGTATCAGAACTTCCATCCAGATCTCCCACGCTTAAGGTTGTTTTACGGAGTACACCATTAGTATCTGCTGCCAGAATATAATCAGGGGTATTAGCAGGGTTTATTGTTCTGACTCTTGCGTCACCATTCACATCTAATGTAGATCGTGGATTTGCTGTATTAATGCCCACTTGTCCGAAAATGGCTGATGAAATCAGTAGCATTGCAGTTGTTGATAATAATTTTTTCATTTCTTAAATGTTTTTATATGTTTGTTTTCGGTTGGCAAAATTATAGTGGCTGGAATGGACAACGGTATAAAGTACTCACGTTAAAACACTTGATGCGCCCCTTAAAATCACTCAAATTTTTAATGTTTTGATTATTAAATGATTATTGCCTTTTGATAAATTGCTTAATCTTTACAGTTCATTAAAGAACAGCATCAGATTTATGCCTGATTCCAGATCGAGTTTTTTTCTAAGCCTGTATTTGATCGATTCTATCGCTTTATAGGTAGAATTCGTAGCTATGGCGATCTCTTTTGTTGTAAGTCCAAGCTTGATTAAGGCGCAGACTTCAAGTTCAGTATCATTAATTTTAGGACATCTTTCCCTTACCTTATTCATGAAGGCCGGATTAACTGTTAAAAACAGAGGCATGAAAGAATTGTCTCTTCTGCTGATTGATTCGAAAATATCAGCCAGCTTTACAGAATCGGTTTTTTCCTTTGATATATGGGTAGATTCTTTTGCCAGGGATTTGTTTTTTAACCAAAAATCTGCGATGTAATAAAAAAGCAGGCCTATTGCAAATGTGGCAGTAGCACGCAGGTAGCCAATATATACGCTGCTGTCTCCCAAAGATCTCAGCATATTATTTTTCTCCCTGAAAAAGAACAGCAGTAAAGTAATGCTTATGACAATTAATGAGAATAAAATAATTCTCTGTATATCCCTGAATAAAAAGAAAGTATATAAGTATAGCAAGCAGAAGACAGGTACAAAAAACAGATCCAGAGAAAAATAATGGCACAGAAAGGAAAAATACACTATTAAAATGATCATGTCTGCAAAACTGAGTTTTTCTATAACCGGCTTATTGATATTAAACAGTAAAATAAGATTGAATATCAAAGCAGTCAGAGTAGGGTATAACAGCATTTTTTTGCTGCTGAAAAAAAAATCAGCTACACATATGAAAAAGAATATAATTGAAAGTGTGATAATTGTTCTGGATAATAATTTTGTTTTTTCATTTTTAATTTTTTCTTTCATGTATCTTTGTGTTTAAGAGGTCTGGCAATAAGGAGCTATAGTAATTATTTTTGGAAAATATATGATTTGTGGTACCTGAGTGCAGCTTAAAATATCACTCAAAAACCCTTAATTCCACTGTTGTTGATATAAGCCTGATTTTTTTGCAATTATTAAAAACTGGCGTATATTATTTAGTTTATAAGTTACTTTCGCAAAAGTAGTTGATAGAAACAATCAAGTATTTTAAATGTAAACCGAATTTTAAATTTCACTAATATTTTGTAAATATTTGTAAATCAGAATTTTAAATAAGTTATTTTTGAAAAAAAGCATAATTATGATAAAGAACATTGTAGTAATGATGGCCGTTGTTTTCTTTATTTCATGCAACGGACAGAAAAATGCTGAATTTATTGGCCGGGCGTATGGAGTGTTTGATCTTAATAAAATCACGTTTAAAGAAAATCCGGATCATCTTTTATCTAAAGTTGAAAAATACTACCAGCTGCCCACAGAGAAAACCGTAGACGGAAAACTACTGGCTTACAAAATTTACAGAATACTGCCGGAATATGTAACAGAAGGAATGTTCAGTTTTAAAAATATAAAACTAAAGAAAAGAAAGATCGTAGATTTTTATGTAGACCCATCCAAACAATTGAAAGAGGTTGAGTTTTCTGCTTATTTAACTGAAAAAGAATACCGTGATTTGTTAGGCGGGCGTAAAGAATTTAAAGATATTACCCCTGAGAATGTCCGTAAATTCAATAATAATAAATATGAGATCCTCCAATCTACGGATCATGGGAGACAGGTAGAAACTACATTCTATATTCTTAAATCAAAAGACGAAGGAGAACCGGGTACGGATTATTTTCTTAGAGTATCCGTTAAAAGCATAACATTCTAAATCCGGAAAAACTCTTTGAAAATATTGGAGTAAATAATATCTGAGAGGCTCCGGCCTATGCTAAAACCAATAAACTGCTTTAAAATAATATACTATGATACCGTTTTTTTACGGTATTTTTTATAATGTCTTTTGGGATCCAAATTTAGGTCTGATATTTGCACATGATAGCCAAACTAAATAGCCGATTTTATTTATGAAAAACATATCTGTGAAAAAATCATTTTTATATGCACTTTTTTGTGCCGCAATGCTGATTTCATGTAAGAAGGAAATTGAAAAAATAAGCGATACTTTTAAGGATACCGTTTCTTCATCAGAAACCCCCGCTGTAGAAAAAGATTCTATTAAGAAAGATTCAGTGGTGAAAAAAGAATCTGTTCCGCCTGCCATGCAGGAAAACGGTTTTTATAATGCTTTTGTTCTTCCCAAAGATAAAAAACTCAGAGATTCCGTATATGCGGAATTCAGCAAAAAATACAGTGAAAAAGAGCGTTATGCTATTCTGGCATTAAACAGACTTGATTCTAAAAACAGATGGAATGCCGATACATTGGTAGTCCCTGCAAAGATAGACACCACACTTATGGAATATTCTCCCTTTCCAATGCAGCTTGATGTATTGAGCGGAGTGAAGAAGTTCGTCATCTTTTCTTATCCTATACAGGCTTACGGA includes the following:
- a CDS encoding helix-turn-helix transcriptional regulator; translated protein: MKEKIKNEKTKLLSRTIITLSIIFFFICVADFFFSSKKMLLYPTLTALIFNLILLFNINKPVIEKLSFADMIILIVYFSFLCHYFSLDLFFVPVFCLLYLYTFFLFRDIQRIILFSLIVISITLLLFFFREKNNMLRSLGDSSVYIGYLRATATFAIGLLFYYIADFWLKNKSLAKESTHISKEKTDSVKLADIFESISRRDNSFMPLFLTVNPAFMNKVRERCPKINDTELEVCALIKLGLTTKEIAIATNSTYKAIESIKYRLRKKLDLESGINLMLFFNEL